The following are from one region of the Myotis daubentonii chromosome 2, mMyoDau2.1, whole genome shotgun sequence genome:
- the LOC132226433 gene encoding large ribosomal subunit protein eL42-like, which yields MVNVPKTRRTFCKKCGKHQPHKVTQYKKGQDSLCAQGKRRYDRKQSGYGGQTKPIFRKKAKTTKKIVLRLECVEPNCRSTRVLAIKRCKHCELGGGKKRKGQVIQF from the coding sequence ATGGTGAACGTTCCTAAAACCCGCCGAACTTTCTGTAAGAAGTGTGGCAAGCATCAACCCCACAAAGTAACACAGTACAAGAAGGGCCAGGATTCTCTGTGTGCACAGGGAAAGCGGCGTTATGACAGGAAGCAAAGTGGCTATGGTGGGCAGACTAAGCCGATTTTCCGAAAAAAGGCTAAAACTACAAAGAAGATTGTGCTGAGGCTTGAATGCGTTGAGCCTAACTGCAGATCTACGAGAGTGCTGGCCATTAAGAGATGCAAGCATTGTGAACTGGGAGGAGGTAAGAAGAGAAAGGGTCAAGTGATCCAGTTCTAA